Part of the Qipengyuania sp. SS22 genome, TTCCGCTGACCCAGCTGGCACGGACAAGAGAGATTGCATGAGCGAAGAATTGGACATCCAGGACCGCGAAGCGCGCGAAGCTGCCGAAAAGGCCGCCGATTACGAGCATGGCTGGTCTTCGGACATCGAGACCGAATTCGCCGAGAAGGGCCTGACCGAGAACACGGTGCGCTTCATCAGCGCCAAGAAGGGCGAGCCCGAATGGATGCTCGACTGGCGCCTCAAGGCTTTCCGCCTGTGGCAGGACATGGTCGAACCCGATTGGGCCAAGCTCGGCTACCCGGCGATCGATTACCAGGACGCCTACTACTACGCGGCGCCGAAGAAGAAGGTCGAACTGGATTCGCTCGATGAACTCGACCCCGAGATCAAGCGCGTTTACGACAAGCTCGGCATCCCGCTCGGGGAGCAGGAAGTGCTGGCCGGCGTGAAGGGCGCGAAGAAGGTTGCCGTCGATGCCGTGTTCGACAGTGTCAGCGTTGCCACCAGCTTCCGCGAGGAGCTGAAGCGCGCAGGCGTTATCTTCCTGTCGATCAGCGAGGCGATTCGCGAATATCCCGACATGGTGCGCAAATGGCTCGGCAAGATCGTCCCGCAGCATGACAATTACTTTGCCACGCTGAACAGCGCGGTCTTTTCGGACGGCACCTTCGTCTATGTGCCCGAAGGCGTGCGCTGCCCGATGGAGCTCAGCACCTATTTCCGCATCAATGCGGAGAACACCGGCCAGTTCGAACGCACGCTGATCGTTGCCGAAAAGGGTAGCTACGTCAGCTATCTCGAAGGCTGCACCGCGCCGATGCGCGACGAGAACCAGCTCCACGCCGCCGTGGTCGAACTGGTCGCGCTCGAAGACGCCGAGATCAAATATTCGACCGTGCAGAACTGGTATCCCGGTAATGCCGAGGGCGTCGGCGGGATCTACAACTTCGTCACCAAGCGCGGATTGTGCCAGGGCGCGCGCAGCAAGATCAGCTGGACGCAGGTCGAAACCGGCAGCGCGGTGACGTGGAAATACCCCAGCTGCGTGCTCAATGGCGAAGACAGCGTGGGCGAGTTCTACTCGGTCGCGGTGACCAACAATTACCAGCAGGCCGATACCGGCACCAAGATGATCCACAACGGCAAGGGCAGCCGCTCGACAATCATTTCCAAGGGCATTTCGGCGGGTAAGTCGAACAACACCTATCGCGGTATGGTGCGCGTGGCGGCCAATGCCGACGGCGTACGCAACCGCACCGAATGCGACAGCCTGCTGATCGGCGACCGGAGCGGGGCGCACACCGTGCCCTATATCGAGGTGAAGAACCCTAGCGCGCAGATCGAGCACGAGGCGACCACCAGCAAGATCAGCGACGACCAGATGTTCTACGCGCAGCAGCGCGGGCTCGACGACGAAGAAGCGATGGCGCTGATCGTCAACGGCTTCGCCAAGGACGTGCTCAAGGAACTGCCGATGGAGTTTGCCGTGGAAGCGCAAAAGCTGCTGGCGATCTCGCTCGAAGGGAGCGTGGGGTGACCGACCGCAAGACCCTCCAGATCCGCACGCCTTCGGCGGACGATGCCGCTCCCGCGCTCAAGAAGAAGGGCCGCGGGTGGGAAATCTCCGAGAAGCGGCTCGATAAGATCCACGAACATGCGCGCCATTTGCGGCGGCATGCGACACCGGCGCACAAGGCGCTCGCCGCGCGTTTCGCCAAGGAAGACTTCGGCAAGTTCAAATTCACCCGCCACACCGTGGTCGGCTCGGCGATCCTCGATTTCGTGTCGCACCCGCTCGGGCTGGCAGTCGCGATCGACGAGGAAGGCCAGAACGACACGCTGGCCAAGCGGCGCGACAAGAGCCTCGCTGCGGTCGGCATGGAAGTGCTGCGGCTGCCTGCGGCGATGATCCTCGACGATGTCGAAGCGGCGATGCAGCCGATCTTCGCCGCGATGAACGCGCGCTACCGCGACAAGGAAAGCGCGCGCCGCGAACACCAATCGAAATACGGCCCGACGCCCCGGCGCACCCGCCCGGCCCGTCGCGACGACAGGAAGTAACATGCTGAAAATTGACAATCTCCATGCCGAAATCGACGGCAAGGCAATCCTCAACGGGCTGACGCTCGAAATCCCCGCGGGCGAGGTCCATGCGATTATGGGCCCCAATGGTGCCGGCAAGTCGACCCTGGCCTATGTGCTGGGCGGACGGCCCGGTTACGAGGTGACGCAGGGTTCGGTCAGCTTCAACGGCGTCGATCTGCTCGACCTCGAGCCGCACGAGCGCGCCGCAGCCGGCCTGTTCCTCGGCTTCCAGTACCCGGTCGAGATTCCCGGGGTCTCGAACCTGCAGTTCCTGCGCGAAGCGCTCAATTCGCAGCGCAAGGCGCGCGGGGAAGAACCGCTGACCGGCGGCGAATTCCTCAAACTTGCCAAGGACAAGGCCGCGCTGCTCAAGCTCGACCCCGAAATGCTCAAGCGGCACGTCAATGTCGGCTTCTCGGGCGGCGAGAAGAAGCGTGCCGAGATGGTCCAGATGGGCATTCTCAATCCGCAATTCGCGGTGCTCGACGAAACCGATAGCGGTCTCGACATCGATGCGCTGCGCGTGGTCGGCGATGGCATCAATGCAATCATGCGCGACCCGGCCAAGGGCGTGCTGCTGATCACGCATTACCAGCGCCTGCTCGAAGTGGTGAAGCCCGACAAGGTCTCGATCCTGTCGCAGGGCCGTATCGTCCGCACCGGTGGCCCCGAACTGGCGGTCGAACTCGAAAACGAAGGCTATGACGCGATCATGTCGGCCGAGACTGTCCATGCCTGAGGCTGCCGAACTCCCCACCCGCCGCGACGAAGCGTGGCGCTATTCCGCGGTCGAGCGGCTTCAGGGCGAAGCGCTGGACGACTGGCGCACGATCGATGTCGCGGCAGGCGAGACCGTTCACGAAACGCTCCTGATTGCCGATGGCGGCGATACCAAGCCGACCGAACTCCACCGTTGGCGCGTCACCGTGCGCGAAGACGCGACCTGCGAGATTTTTGCGGTGCTTGCTGCGGCCGAATATGCCCGGCTCGAGATCGAAGTAACGTTGCACAAGGGCGCGCATTTCGAACTTGGCGGGATCACCGTCGGCGGCCGCGAGACGGTGCGCGAATTCGTCACCCGCACGATCCATGCCGAGCCCGAGGCGACCAGCAACCAGACCGTTCGCGCGGTTCACTGGGGCCACGGCACGGGCAATTTCCTCGGCAATATCGATGTCGTGCGCGATGCGCAGAAGACCGATGCAGCGCAGGACTTCAAAGGCCTGTTGCTCGAAAAGGGCGCGAGTGTGAACGCCGTGCCGCAGCTCGAAATCTTCGCCGACGATGTCAAATGCGCGCATGGCGCCAGCGTTGGCCAGCTCGATGAAACCGCGCGTTTCTACATGGCCGCACGCGGGGTTTCACCCGATCTTGCCAGGCGCCTGCTGGTCCAGGCATTCCTCGGTGACGCGCTGGTCGCGCTCGAGGATGACGAAACGCGCGAGGCGATGCTGAAAGTCGCGCTCGACAAGGTAGACCGGGCGCTGTGAGCGACGCTGCCACCCTTTTGCGCCCCAACGCCATCAAGGCCGAATTTCCGGGCATGGTGACGGGCGATGGCCAGCCTTGGCATTATCTCGATACCGCCGCGACGGCGCAGAAGCCACAGGCGGTTATCGATGCGATGACCCGTGCGCTTGGCGCGGATTACGCCACCGTCCACCGCGGGGTCTATGGCCGCAGCGCGCAGATGACGCTCGGCTACGAAGCCGCGCGGCGCCGCGTGGCCGCTTACATGGGCGCTGCCAGCGAAGATGAAGTGGTGTTCGTGCGCGGCGCGACCGAGGCGATCAACCTCGTCGCGGCGAGCTGGGGCATGACGCATATCGGCGAAGGCGACCGTATCGTCCTCTCCACGCTCGAGCATCATTCGAATATCGTGCCCTGGCAGATGGTCGCCGAACGCACTGGCGCGCAGATCGATGTCTGCCCGCTGACCGAGGACGGGTGCATCGATCTCGGCGCGCTCGAAGCCCTGATGACCCCGCGGACCAAGCTGGTCGCGCTGGCGCATGTCTCGAATGTACTCGGCAGCGTGTTTGATGCGCGCGCCGCAGCTGATCTGGCGCATTCGGTGGGCGCGAAACTTCTGCTGGACGGGTGCCAGGCGGCACCGCGCATGGCGCTCGACATGACCGCGCTCGATTGCGATTTCTACGCTTTCTCGGGACACAAGCTTTACGGCCCGACCGGGGTCGGCGTGTTGTGGGCGCGCGGGGACATCCTCGACACGATGCCCCCGTGGCAGGGCGGCGGGGCGATGATCGACCGCGTCACCTTCGAAAAGACCACTTATGCGCCGCCGCCGCAGCGGTTCGAGGCAGGCACGCCGATGATCACCGAGGCGATCGCGCTGCATGCGGCGATCGACTATGTCGCCGCGCTTGGCCCCGACCGCCTGTTTGCGCATGAAGCCGAGCTTGCCCGGCAGCTGCGCGATGCATTGCGCACGCTCAATTCGGTGACGCTGTTCGGCCCCGAAGAAAGCGCCGGCATCGTCAGTTTCGCGATCGAGGGGGTTCACCCGCACGATCTCGGTACCATATTGGACGAAGAGAATGTCGCGATCCGCGCCGGGCACCATTGTGCGCAGCCGCTGATGGACCATCTCGGCGTCCCCGCCACCGCCCGGGCCAGCTTCGGGCTCTACTCGGACGAAAGCGACATCGCTGCGCTGATGCGCGGCATCGAACGGACTCAGAGGATCTTCGGATGAACGACGATCAGAACAGTGATTTCATTGCCGCGCCTTCCCCTGCGGATGCGCTGGCCACCAAGCCGCCGCGTGCCCGTGTCGAGGACGCCGTCGATGCGGACGAAACACCGCGCGCGACGATGGAGCGCAAACGCGATTATCTTGAAGGCTTCCTGCAAAAGCAGCCCGAGAACGTGCCCGCAGGCGCGCCGGGTGGCGATCTCTACGAGGCGGTGATTGCTGCGCTCAAGGAAATCTTCGACCCTGAAATCCCGGTCAATATCTACGATCTCGGCCTGATTTACGGCGTCGAAGTCGATGACGAAAGCGATGTGGTGGTCACCATGACGCTGACCACGCCGCATTGCCCGGTCGCCGAAACGATGCCCGCCGAAGTCGAATTGCGCGCCGCCAGCGTGCCCGGCGTGCGCGATGCCGAGGTGAATCTCGTGTGGGACCCGCCCTGGGGCCCCGAGAAGATGACCGACGAGGCACGTCTCGAACTGGGGATGCTGTAATGAGCGATACCACGACCCGTCCCGCGCCCAAGGCAGCCGTCGTCCTGACGAAGACTGCCGAACAGCGCGTCGCCGAGCTGATGGCCAAGGCACCCGATGATGCCATCGGGGTCAAATTGTCGACTCCGCGCCGGGGCTGCTCGGGCCTTGCCTATTCGGTCGACTACGTCACCGAGGAAGCGAAGTTCGACGAGAAGATCGAGACCCCCGGCGGGGTGTTCTACATCGATAGTGCCAGCGTGCTCTACCTGATCGGCAGCACGATGGACTGGGTCGAGGACGATTTCACCGCGGGTTTCGTATTCGAGAACCCCAACGCCAAGGGTGCGTGTGGCTGCGGTGAAAGCTTCATGGTCTAGCCGCGCACGATCGGCTGATCACTCTTCGGCGAGGAAATCGAGCAAAGCGCGCTCGTATTCGTCGACCCGGCCATCCGCATCGATCCGCGCGTCGAGCCATTCGCGCTCGCTGTGGGTCACCTCATGCGCTGCGGCTACGCCCTCGGCGCGCGATTCTGCCTTTTCCTTGCGCCCGAAGACCTTGCCGAACGCGTTGGGTGAAGCCTTGGCCATCCGGCCGAGAAATCCGCCCACGCTGCTGCGCGTATCGGTCATAAAGGCCTGCAGTTCGGTGGCTCGCTCGCGGCTGATCTGCGCATCGGGATCGCTATAGCCCTGCAAGTAATTGGCGATGCCCTGGACGAACAATTGCTTCCATTCAGGCGCATTGGCGCCGCCCAGCGTGGCGTCCTTCAGACGGAACAGCATGTCGGCCTCCTTGCGACCGACCGCCGCAGGGCGTTCGCTGGCGGGCGCGAAGATCGCGCGGCGCAGCAGGCGGGCTTCGGTTGCGTTGACATTGCCTGCTTCGAGCGTTCCGCCGTCGCGCGTCGGCCCGGTGCCCTCGAGTGCGGCGAGCTCCATTTGCGAGATCGCGTAATCCTTGAGCGCCGCCGGCACGTTCTGCGCCCGTTCGAAGACGCGTACCAGCAGCTCGATTTCGGCCATGCTGCCGAACTGTCCGTCGGCATCGATCTGCATCATCAGCCAGCTGGCATTCTCGGGATCGACATAGCCCGTGGGCGCGCGCTGGTTGATGACATATTCGCCCAGCGCCTCGACGAAGAAATCGACCCATTCGCTGCTTTTCGTCGCCAGCTCGCGATTGAGTGCGAAGATCGCTTCGGCCTCGGCCTGCGAAATCCGCCCGTCGGGCCATGCCTCGCGCCGCAGCGTCAGCACTTCCTCGGGGGTGATGACCCCATCCGCGCCGACCCTCTTCGCCAATTCGCCGAAATGCACGCTCATCTGGACCCAGCTCCCTAAAATCCTGGTCCGATAAGCCTAGCCCGTCTTGCTTAAGACGGGGTTAGCGGCGCAGCGCGCGCACGCAGGCGGCGCGGTCGACATCGAGACCGTCGCTGGCGCGGCGGGCATCGACATAGGTAGCGCTGGGTTCGCCGCGCGGCTCGAGCGGGTAGAGATAGACATCGAGCACGCAGGCCTCGCCGACGAATTGCAGCTTCTTGGCATCGCCTTCCTTCACCGTCAGCCGCGGGGCACCGAACAGATTGGCGAGAGCGGTTTCATTGCGACCGATCACCCCTTCCAGCCCGGGCACATTCATCACGCGCGGTGCGCGAAACGATGGCGTAGTCGGCGCGACGCGGACCTCCTGCGGCGGCGGTGTGGCCGCGGGGCGTGAGGCCGGGGCACCCGGTGAACCCGGCGCAGTGGGTACGGTGGTGCAGGCTCCCAGCAGGGGCAGCAGCAGCAGGGCGAACTTACGCATCGAGGTCTTTCTCACGGGCGCGGTGAACGAGGTGGGTGGCGCAGGCGGCGCCCATTATCGGGGCAAGGAGGTTGAGGAAAGGTATCGCAAGCAACGCCACCACCACGCCGCCGAGCAGGAAACGCGTGAGACCGCCGATCGGGGCCAGCTCGGTCGGATCGGCACGGTGCCGCAGCCACACCATGTCGTGCAGTTCGCGTCCGACGAGATAGGCGTTGACCGTCCAGAACACCGCCGCCGCGCCAATCCCGGTCACCAGCAACAGGCCCGCAACCGGCAGCGCCGCGGCATTGGCGAGCACCGTGCGCAGGAGCGAGCGCAGCGCATTGCCGACTTCTTCGATGAGCGGCAGGTCGCGCAGGCTGTGGCGGGCCTGCGGATGATGCTTCGCCTCGACCGCGCGCACCACATCCTCGGCGAAGAACTGCAGCACGAACAGCGCTACCACCCGGAACAGGAACCAGCCCGCCAGGATGATCCCCAGCGTCGCGAGCAGTGCGCCCAGGCCCGACGTGTTGGCACTGGTCATACTGCCGATCGCGTGTTCGACCACGACATAGAGCGCCGCGCCGCCGGCCGCGAAGATCGCCAAGGTCAGCAGCGCGGTCTTGCCCAGCACCCTGAGGATTGCCGGATCGCGAAGCTGACCGACGGCAAGGGCAAGGGCACGGGGAAGCGACATCATCGGAGCGGGGGAATGCGCGCCGTTATGGGGCAAGTCAACGCCGCCCTTGGCCAAACGCCGACGAGCCGCTAACCGCGCCGGACATACCGATTATCCCCTCCCCGGAGCACTCATGACCGAACCCCGTTACGACGTAATCGCCATCGGCAATGCCATCGTCGATGTGATGGCCCCCTGCGAAGAAGATTTGATCGCCGAACTCGACCTCGCCAAGGGCGGGATGACGCTGGTCGACGAAGACGGCGCGCGGCGGCTGTATGACGCGATGGGACCGGCCAAGGAGATTTCCGGGGGCTCGGCTGCCAATACGCTCGCGGGCATGTCGGCGCTGGGCGCGCAATGCGCGTTCGTGGGGCAGGTGGCGCAGGACCAGCTGGGCGATGTCTTCAGCCACGACATCCGCGCCGTGGGGATCGATTTCGACACGCCGCCGCGCTCGGGCCAGCCCTCGACCGCGCGCTGCCTCATCTTCGTCACGCCCGATGGCGAGCGGACGATGAACACCTTCCTCGGTGCCAGTCAGTTCCTGCCCCCCGCCGCGCTCGACGACGAGCTGATCGCCAGCGCGGGTATTCTCTACCTCGAAGGATACCTCTGGGATCCCGAAGAACCGCGCCGGGCCATGCGCCGCGCAATCGAGGTGGCGCACAGCGCGGGTCGCAAGGTCGCCTTCACCGCCAGCGAGAGCTTCGTCATAGATCGCCATGGCGACGATTTCCGCGCGCTGATCGAAGAGCAACAGATCGACATTCTCTTCGTCAATGAAAGCGAACTCGCAACGCTGACCGGTGAAGAGGATTTCGACGCCGGCCTCGCCATGCTGCAGGACAAGGTCCCGGTGCTGGTCGCCACGCGCAGCGCTAGGGGCGCGGTAGGTATCGCCAACGGCACGCGCGCCGAGGTTGCCGCCGAGCCGATCGCCAAGGTGGTCGACACCACCGGCGCGGGCGACCTCTTCGCGGCGGGCTTCCTGACCGGCCACGCGCGCGGCGAAACCCTCGAAACCTGCCTGCGCATGGGCGCAATCTGCGCTGCCGAAATCATCTCGCACTACGGCGCGCGGAGCGAGGCGGACCTCAAGGCGCTGGTTGCCGAAAAGCTGGGCTAATCCACCCACACCCACGTCACCCCGGACTTGATCCGGGGTCCAGCTTCGATGCGGCTATGGCCTCGCAGGAAGTAGCGGGACCCCGGCTCGGAGGCGGGTGACGGGCAGAGTTCCAAACGGGCTGAGTGCGCATCTTTCGGACCGACGCGCTCTATCCTTCGGCGCCCGCCTGATCGCGCTTCAACCCCGCTCGCGGCGCACTTCCCGCTGGCCGATATCGCGGCGGCAGAAGCCGTCTGCGAAATCGATCGCGTCGACGGCGGCGTAGGCGCTTTTCTGCGCTTCGGTCGCGCTCGGCCCCCTTGCGGTCACGTTGAGTACCCGGCCGCCGCTCGACGTCAGGGTCTCCCCGTTCAGCTTCGTACCGGCATGGAAGACCTTCGCGCCGCCGGCCTCGGCTTCGCCCAGATCGATAGTGCCGCCTTTCCGGGGCGTGCCGGGATAACCCTCCGCCGCCATGACCACGGTCAGCGCGAAATCGTCGGATAGCACCGGTTCGGCGATGTCACCCAGCCGACCCTGCGCGCAGGCCTGCATCAGTTCGACAAGATCGCTCTCCAGCCGCA contains:
- a CDS encoding EI24 domain-containing protein; translation: MMSLPRALALAVGQLRDPAILRVLGKTALLTLAIFAAGGAALYVVVEHAIGSMTSANTSGLGALLATLGIILAGWFLFRVVALFVLQFFAEDVVRAVEAKHHPQARHSLRDLPLIEEVGNALRSLLRTVLANAAALPVAGLLLVTGIGAAAVFWTVNAYLVGRELHDMVWLRHRADPTELAPIGGLTRFLLGGVVVALLAIPFLNLLAPIMGAACATHLVHRAREKDLDA
- the sufB gene encoding Fe-S cluster assembly protein SufB, whose amino-acid sequence is MSEELDIQDREAREAAEKAADYEHGWSSDIETEFAEKGLTENTVRFISAKKGEPEWMLDWRLKAFRLWQDMVEPDWAKLGYPAIDYQDAYYYAAPKKKVELDSLDELDPEIKRVYDKLGIPLGEQEVLAGVKGAKKVAVDAVFDSVSVATSFREELKRAGVIFLSISEAIREYPDMVRKWLGKIVPQHDNYFATLNSAVFSDGTFVYVPEGVRCPMELSTYFRINAENTGQFERTLIVAEKGSYVSYLEGCTAPMRDENQLHAAVVELVALEDAEIKYSTVQNWYPGNAEGVGGIYNFVTKRGLCQGARSKISWTQVETGSAVTWKYPSCVLNGEDSVGEFYSVAVTNNYQQADTGTKMIHNGKGSRSTIISKGISAGKSNNTYRGMVRVAANADGVRNRTECDSLLIGDRSGAHTVPYIEVKNPSAQIEHEATTSKISDDQMFYAQQRGLDDEEAMALIVNGFAKDVLKELPMEFAVEAQKLLAISLEGSVG
- a CDS encoding SufD family Fe-S cluster assembly protein, which produces MPEAAELPTRRDEAWRYSAVERLQGEALDDWRTIDVAAGETVHETLLIADGGDTKPTELHRWRVTVREDATCEIFAVLAAAEYARLEIEVTLHKGAHFELGGITVGGRETVREFVTRTIHAEPEATSNQTVRAVHWGHGTGNFLGNIDVVRDAQKTDAAQDFKGLLLEKGASVNAVPQLEIFADDVKCAHGASVGQLDETARFYMAARGVSPDLARRLLVQAFLGDALVALEDDETREAMLKVALDKVDRAL
- a CDS encoding SUF system Fe-S cluster assembly protein; this encodes MNDDQNSDFIAAPSPADALATKPPRARVEDAVDADETPRATMERKRDYLEGFLQKQPENVPAGAPGGDLYEAVIAALKEIFDPEIPVNIYDLGLIYGVEVDDESDVVVTMTLTTPHCPVAETMPAEVELRAASVPGVRDAEVNLVWDPPWGPEKMTDEARLELGML
- a CDS encoding cysteine desulfurase → MVTGDGQPWHYLDTAATAQKPQAVIDAMTRALGADYATVHRGVYGRSAQMTLGYEAARRRVAAYMGAASEDEVVFVRGATEAINLVAASWGMTHIGEGDRIVLSTLEHHSNIVPWQMVAERTGAQIDVCPLTEDGCIDLGALEALMTPRTKLVALAHVSNVLGSVFDARAAADLAHSVGAKLLLDGCQAAPRMALDMTALDCDFYAFSGHKLYGPTGVGVLWARGDILDTMPPWQGGGAMIDRVTFEKTTYAPPPQRFEAGTPMITEAIALHAAIDYVAALGPDRLFAHEAELARQLRDALRTLNSVTLFGPEESAGIVSFAIEGVHPHDLGTILDEENVAIRAGHHCAQPLMDHLGVPATARASFGLYSDESDIAALMRGIERTQRIFG
- the sufC gene encoding Fe-S cluster assembly ATPase SufC, translated to MLKIDNLHAEIDGKAILNGLTLEIPAGEVHAIMGPNGAGKSTLAYVLGGRPGYEVTQGSVSFNGVDLLDLEPHERAAAGLFLGFQYPVEIPGVSNLQFLREALNSQRKARGEEPLTGGEFLKLAKDKAALLKLDPEMLKRHVNVGFSGGEKKRAEMVQMGILNPQFAVLDETDSGLDIDALRVVGDGINAIMRDPAKGVLLITHYQRLLEVVKPDKVSILSQGRIVRTGGPELAVELENEGYDAIMSAETVHA
- a CDS encoding HesB/IscA family protein; amino-acid sequence: MSDTTTRPAPKAAVVLTKTAEQRVAELMAKAPDDAIGVKLSTPRRGCSGLAYSVDYVTEEAKFDEKIETPGGVFYIDSASVLYLIGSTMDWVEDDFTAGFVFENPNAKGACGCGESFMV
- a CDS encoding adenosine kinase; amino-acid sequence: MTEPRYDVIAIGNAIVDVMAPCEEDLIAELDLAKGGMTLVDEDGARRLYDAMGPAKEISGGSAANTLAGMSALGAQCAFVGQVAQDQLGDVFSHDIRAVGIDFDTPPRSGQPSTARCLIFVTPDGERTMNTFLGASQFLPPAALDDELIASAGILYLEGYLWDPEEPRRAMRRAIEVAHSAGRKVAFTASESFVIDRHGDDFRALIEEQQIDILFVNESELATLTGEEDFDAGLAMLQDKVPVLVATRSARGAVGIANGTRAEVAAEPIAKVVDTTGAGDLFAAGFLTGHARGETLETCLRMGAICAAEIISHYGARSEADLKALVAEKLG
- a CDS encoding DUF559 domain-containing protein; this encodes MTDRKTLQIRTPSADDAAPALKKKGRGWEISEKRLDKIHEHARHLRRHATPAHKALAARFAKEDFGKFKFTRHTVVGSAILDFVSHPLGLAVAIDEEGQNDTLAKRRDKSLAAVGMEVLRLPAAMILDDVEAAMQPIFAAMNARYRDKESARREHQSKYGPTPRRTRPARRDDRK